A portion of the Bubalus kerabau isolate K-KA32 ecotype Philippines breed swamp buffalo chromosome 1, PCC_UOA_SB_1v2, whole genome shotgun sequence genome contains these proteins:
- the RBP5 gene encoding retinol-binding protein 5, which yields MPPNLTGYYRFVSQKNLENYLQALNVNMALRKIALLLKPDKEIDQRGNHMTVKTLSTFRNYVLEFEVGVEFEEDLRTVDGRKCQTIVTWEEEQLVCVQKGEVPNRGWRLWLEEEMLYQEVTARDAVCQCVFRKVK from the exons ATGCCTCCCAACCTCACCGGCTACTACCGCTTCGTCTCCCAGAAGAACTTGGAGAACTACCTGCAAGCTCTGA ATGTCAACATGGCTCTGCGGAAGATCGCCCTGCTGCTCAAGCCGGACAAGGAGATTGACCAGCGGGGCAACCACATGACAGTGAAAACCCTCAGCACCTTCCGAAACTATGTTCTGGAATTCGAGGTGGGAGTGGAGTTTGAGGAGGACCTGAGGACCGTGGATGGACGAAAATGCCAG ACCATAGTCACCTGGGAAGAGGAGCAGCTGGTTTGTGTGCAGAAAGGAGAGGTCCCTAACCGGGGCTGGCGACTCTGGCTGGAGGAAGAGATGTTATATCAG GAAGTGACCGCACGAGATGCAGTGTGCCAGTGTGTCTTCAGGAAGGTCAAATAG